In Candidatus Defluviilinea proxima, a single genomic region encodes these proteins:
- a CDS encoding mechanosensitive ion channel family protein, whose translation MELKLLYSFHVSPRISSPDGNERFNTTNPTITISANLHLKILMNDFLTQYPELIIPTRILTYFLLAAVIAFLLRRLTPPLIQLGRHAPHGRKTSLERQKTLQSLVTSTINLIAFVSATLASMSLFIEPNTLAWVVGLFSTAFGFGARLIIGDYLGGLSFLFEDTFAVGEKIEISGSPTIEGVVEHINLRTTLLRSPSGELYIVPNGEIRSVRNFSRGKFSIANITLKIQSSDLSTARATLEALGDEAVTLLPDLIEPWKVTNLVGIIGQYTELTLIAKARFGKAAEMRPHLLSLVQERLLEVNIQLVS comes from the coding sequence ATGGAACTCAAACTGTTATACTCCTTCCATGTCTCGCCTCGCATCTCCTCCCCTGATGGCAACGAACGCTTCAACACCACCAACCCCACCATCACCATAAGTGCCAATCTGCATTTGAAAATCCTTATGAACGATTTCCTCACCCAATACCCTGAATTGATCATACCCACCCGCATATTAACGTATTTCCTATTGGCCGCAGTGATTGCGTTCCTCTTGAGACGATTAACACCTCCACTCATCCAACTTGGTCGGCATGCTCCACATGGCCGCAAGACCAGCCTAGAACGACAAAAGACTTTGCAAAGTCTGGTGACCAGCACGATCAACCTCATTGCTTTCGTCAGCGCAACATTGGCAAGCATGTCCCTGTTCATTGAGCCGAATACCCTAGCATGGGTGGTCGGGCTTTTTAGCACTGCCTTCGGTTTCGGCGCTCGTCTCATCATTGGCGATTATTTAGGCGGGTTGAGCTTCCTGTTTGAAGATACATTTGCAGTCGGCGAAAAGATCGAAATCTCAGGCTCGCCCACCATCGAAGGCGTTGTCGAACACATCAACTTGCGCACCACCCTGTTACGCTCACCATCCGGTGAGTTGTATATCGTCCCGAATGGAGAGATCCGTTCAGTCCGCAACTTCAGCCGAGGGAAATTCTCCATCGCCAATATCACGCTCAAGATCCAAAGCTCAGATCTAAGCACTGCGCGCGCCACTCTCGAAGCATTAGGAGACGAGGCCGTTACCCTGCTCCCCGACCTGATAGAGCCCTGGAAGGTCACCAATCTGGTGGGCATCATCGGCCAATACACAGAACTGACCCTCATCGCCAAGGCCCGCTTCGGCAAAGCAGCAGAAATGCGTCCGCACCTGTTATCACTGGTGCAAGAACGCCTGCTCGAAGTGAACATCCAATTAGTAAGCTAG
- a CDS encoding hemolysin III family protein, which produces MKLDPLISSPDSNEYFNSISHLIGAILSISALAVLVTLAAMQHKPAHVIGFAIYGTSLFLSFLFSCLLHFFLLFKRYLRIFGILDHNAIYILIAGTYTPFCLTVLSGTKGWVLFGIIWSLAVFFITLKSIFFSNIPVWMSNGSFLLMGWIIVFLIAPIYRELGSGAMSLLITGGLFYTVGALIFAKGKPNPFPPYFGNHEIWHLCVLAGNAFMFLVMLFYVLPYP; this is translated from the coding sequence ATGAAACTCGATCCTCTCATCTCCTCCCCCGATAGCAACGAATACTTCAACTCCATCAGCCATCTCATCGGCGCCATCCTGTCCATCTCTGCGCTGGCAGTGCTCGTCACCCTGGCAGCCATGCAACACAAACCCGCCCACGTTATCGGCTTTGCCATCTATGGCACCAGCCTCTTCCTCTCCTTCTTGTTCAGTTGTCTCCTGCACTTCTTTCTACTCTTCAAAAGATATCTGCGCATCTTCGGCATCCTCGACCACAACGCCATTTACATCCTCATCGCAGGCACCTACACCCCTTTCTGTCTCACCGTCCTCAGCGGCACAAAAGGCTGGGTCCTATTTGGGATCATCTGGAGTCTGGCCGTTTTCTTCATCACACTCAAATCCATCTTCTTCAGCAATATCCCCGTTTGGATGTCGAACGGCTCCTTCCTCCTGATGGGCTGGATCATTGTTTTCCTGATAGCTCCCATCTACCGAGAGCTGGGTTCAGGAGCCATGTCCCTGCTCATCACAGGCGGCCTCTTCTACACAGTCGGCGCCTTGATCTTCGCCAAAGGCAAACCCAATCCCTTCCCGCCCTACTTCGGCAACCACGAGATCTGGCATCTCTGCGTCCTCGCTGGCAATGCCTTTATGTTCCTGGTCATGCTCTTCTACGTTCTGCCATATCCATAG